In one window of Jatrophihabitans endophyticus DNA:
- a CDS encoding acyl-CoA thioesterase: MSAATPDPPPAPALGVPTWSAPVRYAEVDQQGVVFNPHYLLYCDEAMGAFCLGRGLGDFVERVRLKRSGQTWHAAARWGDVVAVDARCTAVGRTSLTMVFEVGVGPRACCSVETVYVHTDAGGTPVPISEADRAALAG; encoded by the coding sequence GTGAGTGCCGCGACGCCCGACCCGCCTCCCGCACCGGCACTCGGCGTGCCCACGTGGAGCGCGCCGGTGCGCTACGCCGAGGTCGACCAGCAGGGCGTGGTCTTCAATCCGCACTACCTGCTCTACTGCGACGAGGCGATGGGCGCGTTCTGCCTCGGTCGCGGGCTCGGCGACTTCGTCGAGCGGGTGCGGCTGAAACGGTCGGGCCAGACGTGGCACGCGGCAGCCCGCTGGGGCGACGTGGTCGCCGTCGACGCGCGGTGCACCGCGGTCGGGCGCACCAGCCTCACGATGGTCTTCGAGGTCGGCGTCGGCCCGCGCGCCTGCTGCAGCGTCGAGACCGTCTACGTCCACACCGACGCCGGGGGCACGCCGGTTCCGATCAGCGAGGCCGACCGGGCGGCGCTTGCGGGTTGA
- a CDS encoding DUF4235 domain-containing protein, which produces MALGAKITMKLITVSISVPVTMATKKAVEKTWLAVRPDDPPRKAKDADVTWADALAWAALSAAGLVVADLVSRRGAESVYRTLTGSEPPAKASKSPKKLKEAKTQERIAKGAPAR; this is translated from the coding sequence ATGGCCCTAGGCGCGAAGATCACCATGAAGCTGATCACCGTGTCGATCAGCGTGCCCGTGACCATGGCGACGAAGAAGGCCGTCGAGAAGACGTGGCTCGCCGTCCGGCCGGACGATCCGCCGCGCAAGGCGAAGGACGCCGACGTCACCTGGGCCGACGCCCTCGCCTGGGCCGCGCTGTCGGCCGCCGGTCTGGTGGTGGCCGACCTCGTGTCGCGCCGTGGCGCCGAGTCGGTCTATCGCACGCTGACGGGCTCCGAGCCGCCGGCGAAGGCGTCGAAGTCGCCGAAGAAGCTCAAGGAGGCCAAGACCCAGGAGCGGATCGCGAAGGGTGCGCCCGCCCGCTGA
- a CDS encoding Ppx/GppA phosphatase family protein, whose translation MGRRPLRARTVSPRRVAAIDCGTNSLRLLVADVNDAGVLRDVVRRLEVVRLGQGVDRTGRLAPAALARTRTVLRDYAALIREHDTAAVRMVATSATRDADNRDEFVALVQAELGVDPDVVTGVAEAELSFAGAASVLGDADRALLVADIGGGSTELVRGGDGGLRAHSMTVGCVRLTERHLHDDPPRPEQVAAVVADVRAALDVARADVPLTEPATLVGVAGTVTTVAAIALAHDRYDPGAIHGASITRDQVHEVTERLLAMPRGERAALPVMHPGRVDVIAAGALVLRTLVDEIGADRLVASEHDILDGIALGLARR comes from the coding sequence GTGGGCCGCCGGCCCCTGCGTGCCCGCACCGTGAGCCCGCGGCGGGTGGCGGCGATCGACTGCGGAACCAACTCGCTGCGGTTGCTCGTGGCCGACGTCAACGACGCCGGGGTCCTGCGCGACGTCGTCCGCCGGCTCGAGGTCGTCCGGCTCGGCCAGGGCGTCGATCGCACCGGCCGGCTCGCGCCCGCCGCGCTGGCACGCACGCGGACCGTGCTGCGCGACTACGCGGCGCTCATCCGCGAGCACGACACGGCGGCGGTGCGCATGGTGGCCACGAGCGCGACCCGCGACGCCGACAACCGCGACGAGTTCGTCGCGCTCGTCCAGGCCGAGCTGGGGGTGGACCCGGACGTCGTCACCGGCGTGGCGGAGGCCGAGCTCTCGTTCGCCGGTGCCGCGAGCGTGCTCGGCGACGCGGACCGCGCGCTGCTCGTCGCCGACATCGGCGGCGGTTCGACGGAGCTGGTGCGCGGTGGCGACGGTGGGCTGCGCGCGCACAGCATGACCGTCGGCTGCGTGCGGTTGACCGAGCGGCACCTGCACGACGACCCGCCGAGACCCGAGCAGGTCGCGGCCGTGGTGGCCGACGTCCGCGCCGCGCTCGACGTCGCCCGCGCCGACGTCCCGCTCACCGAGCCCGCGACGCTGGTTGGGGTCGCGGGAACGGTGACCACGGTGGCCGCGATCGCCCTCGCGCACGATCGCTACGACCCCGGCGCGATCCACGGCGCGTCCATCACGCGCGACCAGGTGCACGAGGTGACGGAACGGCTGCTGGCGATGCCGCGCGGCGAGCGGGCGGCGCTGCCGGTCATGCATCCGGGCCGCGTCGACGTCATCGCCGCCGGCGCGCTCGTCCTGCGCACCCTCGTCGACGAGATCGGCGCCGACCGGCTGGTCGCGAGCGAGCACGACATCCTCGACGGCATCGCGCTCGGCCTCGCCCGGCGCTGA
- a CDS encoding alpha/beta fold hydrolase: MFRAVPLTTGRLAVTVVGSGPALLLAHGWPHSRHVWDLVLDRLATDHTVIAPDLPGVGDSDAPPSFDAATVAGCLDEACRALGLGEYAVIAIDAAVPAATWLTLAHPDRVRAAVLMESALPGLPGAEDFLAGGPPWWFGFHAAAGLAETVLVGHEAEYVTWFLDAGAPGGIDGELRGRLVDAHTGRDRLRHGFGYYRALPRTAQQLAVAARRGSRVPTLAIGSSPVGDTLARQLAPLCDDLVSAVLPDTGHIIPLDAPGALLDLVLPFLRDVEATRA; encoded by the coding sequence ATGTTCCGCGCCGTTCCCCTGACCACCGGCCGGCTCGCCGTCACCGTCGTTGGCAGCGGCCCCGCCCTGCTCCTCGCGCATGGCTGGCCCCACAGCCGGCACGTGTGGGACCTCGTGCTCGACCGATTGGCGACGGACCACACCGTGATCGCCCCCGACCTGCCCGGCGTGGGCGACAGCGACGCGCCGCCCTCGTTCGACGCGGCCACCGTGGCCGGCTGCCTCGACGAGGCGTGCCGAGCCCTGGGCCTGGGCGAGTACGCGGTGATCGCGATCGACGCCGCGGTGCCGGCGGCGACCTGGCTCACGCTCGCCCACCCCGACCGGGTTCGCGCCGCCGTCCTGATGGAGAGCGCGCTCCCGGGACTACCGGGCGCCGAGGACTTCCTGGCCGGCGGGCCGCCCTGGTGGTTCGGCTTCCACGCGGCCGCGGGTCTCGCCGAGACGGTGCTCGTCGGACACGAGGCCGAGTACGTCACGTGGTTCCTCGACGCCGGTGCGCCGGGCGGCATCGACGGCGAGCTGCGCGGGCGCCTCGTCGATGCCCACACCGGCCGCGACCGCCTGCGTCACGGGTTCGGCTACTACCGGGCGTTGCCGCGGACCGCTCAGCAGCTGGCCGTGGCCGCCCGGCGCGGCTCGCGCGTCCCGACCCTGGCGATCGGCAGCAGTCCCGTCGGCGACACCCTGGCCCGGCAGCTGGCGCCGTTGTGCGACGACCTGGTCTCGGCCGTCCTGCCCGACACCGGGCACATCATCCCGCTCGATGCACCCGGCGCGCTGCTGGATCTCGTGCTGCCGTTCCTGCGCGACGTCGAGGCCACCCGGGCCTGA
- a CDS encoding DUF501 domain-containing protein: MSDPISDRDREIVARQLGRPPRAVRAVAHRCPCGEPDVVETSPRLADGTPFPTLYYLTCPRAAAAIGTLESSGLMREMTDRLREDETLAAAYRAAHEAYLRRREEIGHVAEIDGVSAGGMPTRVKCLHVLVGHALAIGPGGNPLGDEALAALPDWWAAGPCVPAP, translated from the coding sequence ATGAGCGACCCGATCAGCGACCGGGATCGCGAGATCGTCGCCCGCCAGCTCGGCCGCCCACCTCGCGCGGTGCGGGCGGTGGCGCACCGCTGCCCGTGCGGCGAGCCGGACGTCGTCGAGACCTCGCCGCGGCTCGCCGACGGGACGCCCTTCCCGACGCTGTACTACCTCACCTGCCCGCGCGCCGCGGCGGCGATCGGCACGCTCGAGTCGAGCGGCCTCATGCGCGAGATGACCGACCGGCTGCGCGAGGACGAGACGCTCGCCGCGGCGTACCGGGCCGCGCACGAGGCCTATCTGCGCCGGCGCGAGGAGATCGGGCACGTCGCCGAGATCGACGGTGTGAGCGCCGGCGGCATGCCGACCCGCGTCAAGTGCCTGCACGTCCTGGTCGGGCACGCGCTCGCCATCGGGCCCGGCGGCAATCCGCTGGGGGACGAGGCGCTCGCGGCGCTGCCGGACTGGTGGGCCGCCGGCCCCTGCGTGCCCGCACCGTGA
- a CDS encoding uracil-DNA glycosylase: MSVPPGTGWPGDPADAATPVAHRPADVRVLAAAAPGAHEVSARVTVCRACPRLVAWREQVAQEKRRAFVDQTYWGRPVAGFGADRPRILIVGLAPAAHGANRTGRMFTGDRSGDWLYASLYRVGLASQPTSVAAGDGLTLRGTYVTAPVHCAPPANKPTTAERDACRPWLLRELELYWPELRAVVVLGGFGWTTLFPTLRAAGIAVPARVPRFGHGVEADVDGRSVLGCYHVSQQNTFTGRLTEPMLDAVLGRAADLAGLNPQAPPGRPR, encoded by the coding sequence GTGAGCGTGCCGCCGGGAACGGGGTGGCCGGGCGACCCGGCCGACGCCGCCACGCCGGTGGCGCACCGGCCCGCCGACGTGCGTGTCCTGGCCGCCGCCGCGCCCGGAGCGCACGAGGTGAGCGCCCGCGTCACGGTGTGCCGCGCCTGCCCGCGGCTCGTGGCCTGGCGCGAACAGGTCGCCCAGGAGAAGCGGCGTGCCTTCGTCGACCAGACGTACTGGGGCCGTCCGGTCGCGGGGTTCGGCGCCGACCGTCCCCGCATCCTGATCGTGGGGCTGGCCCCGGCGGCACACGGCGCGAACCGCACCGGGCGGATGTTCACCGGCGACCGCAGCGGCGACTGGCTCTACGCCTCGCTGTACCGCGTCGGCCTCGCGTCGCAGCCGACCTCGGTGGCGGCGGGGGACGGCCTCACGCTGCGCGGCACCTACGTCACCGCGCCGGTGCACTGCGCGCCGCCGGCGAACAAGCCCACGACCGCCGAACGCGACGCCTGCCGGCCGTGGCTGCTGCGCGAGCTCGAGCTGTACTGGCCCGAGCTGCGCGCCGTCGTCGTCCTGGGCGGCTTCGGGTGGACGACGCTGTTCCCGACCCTGCGGGCGGCCGGGATCGCGGTGCCGGCCCGGGTGCCGCGCTTCGGCCACGGCGTCGAGGCCGACGTGGACGGGCGCAGCGTGCTCGGCTGTTACCACGTCAGCCAGCAGAACACCTTTACCGGACGGCTCACCGAGCCGATGCTCGACGCCGTGCTCGGCCGCGCCGCCGACCTCGCCGGCCTCAACCCGCAAGCGCCGCCCGGTCGGCCTCGCTGA